Part of the Desulfobacterales bacterium genome, CCGATGGCGCGTCCGGCCTCGCCTTTTTGGGCAAGGGGAAACCCATCGATGAGGGTGGCGGCATTGGGGCCGGCGCCGGGGACTCCGAAGAGGATGGCCGAAACCGAACCGCCGGTGACCACAACCGAGTGGGTGCCCAACAGGAATGCGACGGCGCTGACCTCATCCAGGCTGAAAGAAAACGGAAGAACCAGCGCCAGGGTAACCGGTCCGCCGATCCCCGGAGTGAACCCCATGAACAGGCCGAAGAGCACACCTATACTCATATAGCCGATGGCAGGCCAGGAAAATACCAGTACCAGACCGTCCCACAAAGCTTCTATCATAAAAAATCCTCTCTTCTTTGATTATTTCATGGTCTGTTTCAACTCATTTACAAACAGGGGAGGCGCTTCCGTAAAACTACGCTCGATGAATTGGAGGACTTTTTCTCCAGACAACCAGGAGACCGGGCGGTCCATTTTTTCAGCTTTTTGGACAAGGTCGGGGTCTGTGAGGGTTTTTTTAAACGCTTCGCGCATAAAGGCAACCCGGTCGGCCGGGGCCCCCGGTGTCATCATCATGGCGCGGGAAACGTTCATGATGCCGATATAAGTGTCGGCAATTTTTTTGCCTTCAGTGGACATGGGAAAATCATATATCAGCGGGACGTTTTCAAGGCCTTTTACTTTCTCATCGGCGATTACCAGCAACGGTTTAAAGTCGCCGGCTTCAATTTTTTTGATTTTACTGCTGACCGAAGATGCCGTCCCGACCAGCTCTCCCCGGATAACCGACAGGTCGGCATCCGAAGTGCCGCTGAAGCCGGTGACAATGTCGAAGTGTTTAATATCGTATACCAGCTTCAGTACCAGAAGGTCCAGGTAGGTTGAACCGACCGTGCCGGTGGAGGCTAATTTGATGGTTTCCTTGGATTGCAGAATATCATTCCAACTGGTGTATTGCGATTTGGTGCCCACCACAAAGACCTGGGGTTCATCGTTGAGACGCGCCATCCAATTGAACTTCATGAGGTCAAAATCAATTCCTTTGGCGCCGGCGATTTGTGCCGGAATGGAGCCGGTCATGTTCAGGATGCCGATGGTGCGGCCGTCCGGTTTTGCGCGATAAACCAAATTGGCGCCGACCACGCCGCCGCCGCCCGGTTTATTTTTTATGACGATGGTGCAGCCCGTATATTTTTCAAGATGCGGGGCCATGAAGCGTGCGTAAAAATCATAACCGCCACCGGCACTGTATGGGACAATGAATGTAACCGTTTTACCTTTATAAAAAGTTGCGGCATCCTGGGATAATGCAGGGGTTTGGCTGCCAAAAACAATACCACCGACGACAAGGATACAGACTAAAACCAAGCTTAAACGTTTCATTATCTCAAGTCTCCTTTCTTTTTGACCTGTAAACAAGATTACCATGGAAATGGTTTGGGTTGACCCTGATGGGGGGCAACGTATATGGCTTCTTGCTGAGACGAGTTTTCGCAGCAAGTTTTAAAAAGCCCCTGTTTTGCATATTTCTTGTCAGGGGCAGGATTTATTTCTAAGCGGCGGATGGATCCTTAACATTACAAAGTGTGCCGGTATAGAAAATCGGGCAGGGTGCTGATATATTTTAGCTATATTATAACTATTAAAATTGCCGCGGCGAAAAGTCAAGAAAAATCACCGCGCATTGTTATTTTAACAAAGTTTTGTATTTACGCGTCATTTACGTCAAAGAATTAATTTGCCCTTGCGCTTTAACATAAATTTTTGTAAATTTATGGCATAACTCTGGTCGGAATGTTTTCCACATAAGCTTTAAAAATATTTCCCTTTATCCGGTCTTTCCGCAAGCGCTTTGATACATCCGGGCAGCCGGATTTCAATTCGATCGTTATCATGAGAATTGTCACAACCCACAAAAACACCGACTTTGACGGGTTGGCTTCACTTGTGGCTGCAACCCTTCTTTATCCGGGAGCTGTGGCCGTACTGCCTAAAATCATCAATCCGAATATCAAGGCTTTTCTCTCGATCCATAAAGATTTGTTCAGTATCCACAGCATCGCTGAGTGTAATATGGATGCAGTGGACAGCCTGGTCATTGTCGACACCAACAGTTGGGGACGTCTGGACGGTTTTCAGAAGCTCCGTCAAGATGATGATCTTGAAATTATACTGTGGGATCATCATGCCGGTGAGGGGGATATCCAGGCAAGTTGGGAGTGCCGCGAAGCGGTTGGCGCTAACATCACGCTGATGCTGCGAAATATAAAAAAGGAAAAAATGCAGTTGACGCCGATGCAGGCCACTCTTTTCCTGGCAGGACTGTATGAAGATACCGGCAACCTGTCCTTTCCGTCCGTAACAGCGGAAGATGCCTATGCGGCTGCTTACCTGCTGGAAACCGGTGCGGATCTGCATGTGCTGGGATCGCTGCTGAGGCCCGTGTATGGCCAGAAACAGAAAAATATCTTGTTCCAAATGCTGCAAACAGCAGAGCGCATCAAGGTAAACGGTTTTACCATCAGCATCAATAAACTGGAGATTGAAGGCCATGTCGGCCGCCTGTCGGTCGTTGTCAACATGTATCGTGAAATCGTTAATGTGGATGCTGCTTTCGGCATCTTTTCCGACAAGGATCGGCATCGAAGCATCGTGATCGGCCGAAGCAATATCGAACTTTTGGATATGGGCGGGATCATGAGGGAGCTGGGCGGCGGCGGACATCCCGGCGCCGGATCGGCCATGTTGAAATCCATTGAGCCCGACGCTGTTGCGCGAATAATAAAGGATTCGATCCAGGGGCACCAGCAAACGGCTATCAAAATAAGCGATTTAATGTCTTTTCCGGTACTGTCGGTCTCATCGGAAACCAGTATGCGGGAGGTGGCATTGATTTTGCGTGAAAAGGGTTGTACGGGCGTACCGGTTGTGGATGCGGGCAGACTGGCGGGAATTATTTCCCGGCGTGATTTTCGGAAAATAAGAAAAGATGATCAGTTGACCGCACCGGTTAAGGCATTTATGAGTAAAAAAATTATTACGACGGAACCTGCCAATAACCCGATGGAGGCGATCCGCCTGATGGTAAAACACGATATCGGCCGGCTTCCGGTGTTGGAAAACGGGCGCATCATCGGCATTATTACCCGTTCCGATGCCATGCGCTACTTCTATGATCTGTTGCCGGATTAAGCGTTGGAATGGATGAATAGTCTCCCGCAGAGACGCAGAGGCGCAGTGAATGGTCGAAAATGTCGATACCTGCAACTGACGGGAGCACGCATGGCTTTCTGCTTAACTTCGGCGAAGCCCTGATGAAGGCCGGGTACTGCCCGATGTGGCAACGGCCTGGAAGAATGATATCCCCTGCGTCTCAGCGTCTCTGCGGGAGCATCACAACACCTGATCTTTTCTCAGCCTTCCGCTTTGCTTACCTTTACCATCGCGTCATGGGGCACTTTTTTGAAAATGGTCGCGTCTCCCTCCACTGATCCAAACACATTGACCGCGCTGGCGGCGCGGATCTCATCGGCGCGGCTGGCGGGGGTTCGACCGAAAAAAATACAAAACGCCTTCCCGGGGGGCCAGTAGGCCAACTCTCCCTTGTTGACGACATCACTGGCACCATCCGCTTCTTTTATCTCAACCGGGATGCCAAAGTAGATTTCATCACCCCAGGTGTTAGCACGGGATTCCAGGGGTAACGCCTTCCAAACGGCATCGGCGGTGGGATTTTCCTTCAGCACGGCCGTTGCGGTGATTTCACCTGCGGAAATAAGAATTTTACGCATGCTGCCTCCATTTATGGATAATTTACACCTGATGTTAAAAGTTGCGTTCAAATCCGCTCAATTGCATCAAGCATCAAGTCCAGGGACCGATGTAAATTGTGATCGTCGTCAACTTCATGCAGCTGAATCCGCTGGGGGGCCGGCGAGCGTTGAACCAAAGCGCGAATCGAGGCAATCGGGATGACCTCATCCCTAATCCCTGCGATAATAACGGTTGGAATTGACGCCGGCACATAGAGTGATTCAAGCATCAGTTTCTGCTCTTTCGTAAAAATACTTTCATCGCGGCAGCCCACGGCAGGCGCCAGCAGAACCAGGGCGGCAATCAACTCGGGATGCATCAACGCGAACATCAGGGCCGTCAACCCGCCCAGGGAAGAACCGATGACGATCGTCGGCTCTTCAATGACCCGTTCAACAATCCGGGTCCTTGCATCTATATCCGGCGGCAGAGAAGGGATCAAACTGTCGGGATAATGGGTTTTGAGAAGCCGGGATTTGGTTCCCTGGGGGCTGCTGTCAAGTCCATGTAGAAAACATAACCGCATCTAAAACAGCATTGCTGCAAAGCGCAAAGTCCAGCGGGATCTAATCATTGGGGAACGTATTTTCAAACCCTTTGATGAGACCATAAATGACAAAACCGATTGTTGCCCCCACCAGCGCAAAAACAATATAAGAAATTACATTGGGCCATAAGACATACATGCGATCCAGTGTAAGGCCAAATATGCTAAGGGCGATGACAACGGCGACAATTGAAATGACAAACCATTTATAAGAATCTAATCCTAAAAACGACATATTACTATTACTCCTATAAAATTGGTTTCTTGAAATAAATTTCATTACTATATATACTTTTATAAAGACTTTTAATCAACAGATTTTTATGATTTTTATAGAATTTTAGTTTCTATTTTTTACCCGGAGGGGCATCCTCGGCTTTTGCAACAACAGGGTTTACAATCCCTTGAACTTCATTTCAGGGTTGCTCTTTCGGATGACTGTTAAAACTTTTTGCAGCGATTCATCGGTAATGCGGGTAAAGAGATATGCTTTTTCGCGATCCAGCCGGAATCGGATAAAACCGAAGGGAATAATTGCAAAGCGGGGTCCCTCCGCCATGCTGATGTCTCCGGCGTTGACGGTTATCTTTCTGCGAAAACTGGTCAGTTCAATCGTTCCGTCCGGATCTACCGTGATTTTATATGAGATTCCCAGAGAGAAGTACCAAGTATAAGCCAGAACAAAAGCGATCATCAGGAGCTGACCGAGCGACCAACCCGTTTTGAGCGCCTTTGAACCCAACAGAAAGACACAGACGACGGTCCATGCCGCCAGCAGGAGATAAAAAAGACCCGGGTAAAGAACAGGGGGTTCATAAATAAGATCTTTATTTTTAGCGGGTTCTTTCTTTTTCATTTCGTGGCGTGAATCATAAAATGAGACCCTTGAAAAATGCTCAATTTTGTTCAATTTCAAGGAAGGCGATAATTTTAACCACCCCGACAAAAACATCGTCGGGACAGGCATCCATACACGGTGTATTTCGAGGATTAAAATTTGAGCCTGACGCCGAAATTGGGCAAAAGGGGGCGTTTTGCGATGGTCTCAAAAAAGCAGGCGCTCCTGTAAAGAGCGCCTGCCGGTATCCTACACATGACAGCGGTTAATGTTAACCTCTGTATAACAACCGCGGCAGGATGAGAATGATTTCCGGAAACATCATGACCAGGGCGACCCCAATAATCTGGAGGCCGATAAATGGCGCCGATGATTTCCATATATCGGTGGTCGAAATTTCCGGCGGCGCCACGCCTTTAAGATAAAACAAAGCGTAGCCGAATGGCGGCGACAGGAACGAAACCTGAAGATTCACCGCAAACAGAACACCGAACCAAATCGGATCAAACCCCAGTTGTCGGACGATGGGTCCAAAGATGGGAACGCACAGCATGATGATCCCGACCCAGTCGATAAAGGCTCCAAGGAAAATCAGGATAATCTGCATGACGATAATGATACCCCAGGGGCCGAGTCCGGAGCCTAGCAGCAGGTCGGAAACAAACCGGCCGCCGCCGACCATCACATAGAGACCCACAAAAATGTTGGCGCCGAAAATGGTCCACATCACCATGGCGGTCGATTTCAAAGTGGCTTCGGCCGCTTCCACGACACCCTTCCATGTGAGTTTGCGCTGTAAGGCCGTCAGCAGAATCGCGCCGGCGGCGCCCACGCCGGCCGCCTCCGTGGGCGCGGCGATACCGGTAAAAATAGTGCCCAGAACAAGGAAGACCAGAATGGCGGGGGCGACGATACGGCCCATCAGTCTGAGTTTGGCTCTCAATGGAATCTGATCTTCTTTGGGTACAGGCGGCCCCAAAGTTGGGTTAATGTAACAGCGGACGGTGACATAGGTTATAAACAGTCCGGCGAGCATTAGCCCCGGTAAGATCGCGCCGGCATACAGTTGACCAATAGACGAATTATCCACCAGCCCGTAAACAATCAGCATGACGCTGGGCGGTATCAGGA contains:
- a CDS encoding tripartite tricarboxylate transporter substrate binding protein — translated: MKRLSLVLVCILVVGGIVFGSQTPALSQDAATFYKGKTVTFIVPYSAGGGYDFYARFMAPHLEKYTGCTIVIKNKPGGGGVVGANLVYRAKPDGRTIGILNMTGSIPAQIAGAKGIDFDLMKFNWMARLNDEPQVFVVGTKSQYTSWNDILQSKETIKLASTGTVGSTYLDLLVLKLVYDIKHFDIVTGFSGTSDADLSVIRGELVGTASSVSSKIKKIEAGDFKPLLVIADEKVKGLENVPLIYDFPMSTEGKKIADTYIGIMNVSRAMMMTPGAPADRVAFMREAFKKTLTDPDLVQKAEKMDRPVSWLSGEKVLQFIERSFTEAPPLFVNELKQTMK
- a CDS encoding CBS domain-containing protein, whose amino-acid sequence is MRIVTTHKNTDFDGLASLVAATLLYPGAVAVLPKIINPNIKAFLSIHKDLFSIHSIAECNMDAVDSLVIVDTNSWGRLDGFQKLRQDDDLEIILWDHHAGEGDIQASWECREAVGANITLMLRNIKKEKMQLTPMQATLFLAGLYEDTGNLSFPSVTAEDAYAAAYLLETGADLHVLGSLLRPVYGQKQKNILFQMLQTAERIKVNGFTISINKLEIEGHVGRLSVVVNMYREIVNVDAAFGIFSDKDRHRSIVIGRSNIELLDMGGIMRELGGGGHPGAGSAMLKSIEPDAVARIIKDSIQGHQQTAIKISDLMSFPVLSVSSETSMREVALILREKGCTGVPVVDAGRLAGIISRRDFRKIRKDDQLTAPVKAFMSKKIITTEPANNPMEAIRLMVKHDIGRLPVLENGRIIGIITRSDAMRYFYDLLPD
- a CDS encoding cyclophilin-like fold protein yields the protein MRKILISAGEITATAVLKENPTADAVWKALPLESRANTWGDEIYFGIPVEIKEADGASDVVNKGELAYWPPGKAFCIFFGRTPASRADEIRAASAVNVFGSVEGDATIFKKVPHDAMVKVSKAEG
- a CDS encoding alpha/beta fold hydrolase gives rise to the protein MRLCFLHGLDSSPQGTKSRLLKTHYPDSLIPSLPPDIDARTRIVERVIEEPTIVIGSSLGGLTALMFALMHPELIAALVLLAPAVGCRDESIFTKEQKLMLESLYVPASIPTVIIAGIRDEVIPIASIRALVQRSPAPQRIQLHEVDDDHNLHRSLDLMLDAIERI
- a CDS encoding TRAP transporter large permease subunit, with product MSIELITITMFGSLFFLLALGLPVAFACGSVGILFTAFLQGPSAVNLVSTRIFGLMVQYLLAAIPLFIFMACVLERSGIIEELYELVYQWFGFLKGGVATATILACTMLAAMVGVIGASEVTMGVIALPQMLKRNYDKFIACGSILAGGTLGILIPPSVMLIVYGLVDNSSIGQLYAGAILPGLMLAGLFITYVTVRCYINPTLGPPVPKEDQIPLRAKLRLMGRIVAPAILVFLVLGTIFTGIAAPTEAAGVGAAGAILLTALQRKLTWKGVVEAAEATLKSTAMVMWTIFGANIFVGLYVMVGGGRFVSDLLLGSGLGPWGIIIVMQIILIFLGAFIDWVGIIMLCVPIFGPIVRQLGFDPIWFGVLFAVNLQVSFLSPPFGYALFYLKGVAPPEISTTDIWKSSAPFIGLQIIGVALVMMFPEIILILPRLLYRG